A window of Spirochaetota bacterium genomic DNA:
GATCATATTTAAAAATTGTGGGAAAATATATTTTCTTTCATAAAACAAAAGACTTACTCCAAAAAATCAAATTTTATATATAATGCATAGGCTAACAACTACCCCTTTTTCTTGATGTTACTTCTCAATTTGTAGGATAGTGAAGTTGAGAAAATATTAAAGTCGTTATCGAACTTATCTAGATAATGGGATTAATTTATATAATTTTTATTTTTTCTTTAAAAAAAATTATTATCTAACATGAACAATAACTTGAGATATTTTTTTAATAGGATAGAAAGAGAGGGGGAAATAATGTTGGATTTGACAATTAAGGATTTCATACATGCGATCCTCTGGATGCTATTCGTATACACTGTACTTATAGTTTCAGCAATATTATGATATTGATCATATAAAAATATAATCTAAAACTTTTATCAATATAAAACAATTATAAGTCATGACATTAAAAAACAATAGAGAAATTAAAGTCTTGGTTAAATATATTATACTGTTAATATTGATAGCATTATCACAATGCTCCAAAGAAAACAATAGAGAGGATAAAATATCAATAAAGGGATCAACTACACTATTGCCAATTGTTTTTAGGGCCACTGAGGTGTTTATGCAACAAAATAATATCTCCATAACCATATCTGCCACTGGTTCTGGAAATGGCATAAAAGGGCTTATAGATGGCATATGCGATATAGCCAGCACATCAAGGGCTCTCAATGATAAAGAACTTGCACTGGCCAAGCAGAAAAAGATGAATATTGAAGAAATAGTCATAGCATATGATATGATAATAATTATTGTTCATCCCTCAAATAAAATAGAAAATCTCACATTAAAGGAACTTCATAATATATATAGCGGAAAAATTACAAACTGGAGTCAGTTAGGCAGCGTAGATAACAAGATAGTAGTAATTTCTAGAGATAATAGTTCAGGGACCTATGGCATCTGGAACAAGATGGTAATTAAAGAAGATAAGATTGTACGCAAGGCTGTACGGGTTGCGGCTAATTCTGCAATGGTTTATACAGTTTCATCAACACCAGGGGCAATTGGATATATAGGATTGGGATATCTTAATAATAGTGTAAAGGCATTGAAGTTAAATTCTATAGAACCAGAACTAAAGAATGGAATGAGTGGCAAATATCCTATTAGTAGAAAATTATATATGATCATAGATAAAAAAAATGCCTCTGAAGAAATTACTTCTTTTATAGATTTTATGTTTTCTGAGAAAGGACAGAGAACTGTAAAAGAAGCAGGATTTATCCCCCTGTAAAATATACATCAATTATTATTGTTAAATTTTAAAAAAAGCATATTTCAAAATCAATCAGAATAATGCATCTGAATATGTTATGTGTAGGAATATT
This region includes:
- a CDS encoding phosphate ABC transporter substrate-binding protein, translated to MTLKNNREIKVLVKYIILLILIALSQCSKENNREDKISIKGSTTLLPIVFRATEVFMQQNNISITISATGSGNGIKGLIDGICDIASTSRALNDKELALAKQKKMNIEEIVIAYDMIIIIVHPSNKIENLTLKELHNIYSGKITNWSQLGSVDNKIVVISRDNSSGTYGIWNKMVIKEDKIVRKAVRVAANSAMVYTVSSTPGAIGYIGLGYLNNSVKALKLNSIEPELKNGMSGKYPISRKLYMIIDKKNASEEITSFIDFMFSEKGQRTVKEAGFIPL